One window of Zalophus californianus isolate mZalCal1 chromosome 3, mZalCal1.pri.v2, whole genome shotgun sequence genomic DNA carries:
- the RFC3 gene encoding replication factor C subunit 3 isoform X2 → MSLWVDKYRPCSLGRLDYHKEQAAQLRNLTPSKKKIEISTIASNYHLEVNPSDAGNSDRVVIQEMLKTVAQSQQLETNTQRDFKVVLLTEVDKLTKDAQHALRRTMEKYMSTCRLILCCNSTSKVIPPIRSRCLAVRVPAPRIEDICHVLSTVCKKEGLNLPSQLAHRLAEKSCRNLRKALLMCEACRVQQYPFTADQEIPETDWEVYLRETANAIVSQQTPQRLLEVRGRLYELLTHCIPPEIIMKGLLSELLHNCDGQLKGEVAQMAAYYEHRLQLGSKAIYHLEAFVAKFMALYKKFMEDGLEGMMF, encoded by the exons actccatctaaaaagaaaattgaaattagCACTATTGCAAGCAATTATCACCTTGAAGTTAATCCCAG tGATGCTGGAAATAGTGACCGGGTAGTAATTCAGGAGATGTTGAAAACAGTGGCACAATCACAGCAACTTGAAACAAACACTCAAAGAGATTTTAAAG TGGTATTATTGACAGAGGTTGACAAACTCaccaaagatgctcaacatgccTTGCGTAGAACCATGGAAAAGTATATGTCCACTTGCAGACTGATCTTGTGTTGCAATTCTACATCTAAAGTGATACCACCTATTCGTAGTAGGTGCCTGGCAGTTCGTGTGCCTGCTCCCAGGATTGAAGAT ATTTGTCATGTGTTATCTACTGTGTGCAAGAAGGAAGGTCTGAATCTTCCTTCACAACTGGCTCATCGACTTGCAGAGAAGTCGTGCAGGAATCTCCGAAAAGCCCTACTTATGTGTGAAGCCTGCAGAGTGCAACA ATATCCTTTTACTGCAGATCAAGAAATCCCTGAAACAGATTGGGAGGTGTATCTCAGGGAGACGGCCAACGCTATTGTCAGTCAGCAGACTCCACAAAG gCTCCTTGAAGTTCGTGGAAGACTTTATGAGCTTCTAACTCATTGTATTCCTCCTGAAATAATAATGAAG GGCCTTCTCTCAGAACTTTTACATAATTGTGATGGACAACTGAAAGGGGAAGTGGCCCAGATGGCCGCTTACTATGAACATCGTCTACAGCTCGGTAGCAAAGCCATTTATCACTTGGAAGCATTTGTGGCCAAATTTATGGCACTTTATAAGAAGTTCATGGAGGATGGATTGGAAGGCATGATGTTTTGA
- the RFC3 gene encoding replication factor C subunit 3 isoform X1, which translates to MSLWVDKYRPCSLGRLDYHKEQAAQLRNLVQCGDFPHLLVYGPSGAGKKTRIMCILRELYGVGVEKLRIEHQTITTPSKKKIEISTIASNYHLEVNPSDAGNSDRVVIQEMLKTVAQSQQLETNTQRDFKVVLLTEVDKLTKDAQHALRRTMEKYMSTCRLILCCNSTSKVIPPIRSRCLAVRVPAPRIEDICHVLSTVCKKEGLNLPSQLAHRLAEKSCRNLRKALLMCEACRVQQYPFTADQEIPETDWEVYLRETANAIVSQQTPQRLLEVRGRLYELLTHCIPPEIIMKGLLSELLHNCDGQLKGEVAQMAAYYEHRLQLGSKAIYHLEAFVAKFMALYKKFMEDGLEGMMF; encoded by the exons gtgCAGTGTGGtgattttcctcatctcttagtgTATGGACCATCAGGTGctggaaaaaagacaagaattatgtgtattttacgTGAACTTTATGGTGTTGGAGTGGAAAAATTAAGAATTGAACATCAGACCATCACA actccatctaaaaagaaaattgaaattagCACTATTGCAAGCAATTATCACCTTGAAGTTAATCCCAG tGATGCTGGAAATAGTGACCGGGTAGTAATTCAGGAGATGTTGAAAACAGTGGCACAATCACAGCAACTTGAAACAAACACTCAAAGAGATTTTAAAG TGGTATTATTGACAGAGGTTGACAAACTCaccaaagatgctcaacatgccTTGCGTAGAACCATGGAAAAGTATATGTCCACTTGCAGACTGATCTTGTGTTGCAATTCTACATCTAAAGTGATACCACCTATTCGTAGTAGGTGCCTGGCAGTTCGTGTGCCTGCTCCCAGGATTGAAGAT ATTTGTCATGTGTTATCTACTGTGTGCAAGAAGGAAGGTCTGAATCTTCCTTCACAACTGGCTCATCGACTTGCAGAGAAGTCGTGCAGGAATCTCCGAAAAGCCCTACTTATGTGTGAAGCCTGCAGAGTGCAACA ATATCCTTTTACTGCAGATCAAGAAATCCCTGAAACAGATTGGGAGGTGTATCTCAGGGAGACGGCCAACGCTATTGTCAGTCAGCAGACTCCACAAAG gCTCCTTGAAGTTCGTGGAAGACTTTATGAGCTTCTAACTCATTGTATTCCTCCTGAAATAATAATGAAG GGCCTTCTCTCAGAACTTTTACATAATTGTGATGGACAACTGAAAGGGGAAGTGGCCCAGATGGCCGCTTACTATGAACATCGTCTACAGCTCGGTAGCAAAGCCATTTATCACTTGGAAGCATTTGTGGCCAAATTTATGGCACTTTATAAGAAGTTCATGGAGGATGGATTGGAAGGCATGATGTTTTGA
- the RFC3 gene encoding replication factor C subunit 3 isoform X3 — protein MCILRELYGVGVEKLRIEHQTITTPSKKKIEISTIASNYHLEVNPSDAGNSDRVVIQEMLKTVAQSQQLETNTQRDFKVVLLTEVDKLTKDAQHALRRTMEKYMSTCRLILCCNSTSKVIPPIRSRCLAVRVPAPRIEDICHVLSTVCKKEGLNLPSQLAHRLAEKSCRNLRKALLMCEACRVQQYPFTADQEIPETDWEVYLRETANAIVSQQTPQRLLEVRGRLYELLTHCIPPEIIMKGLLSELLHNCDGQLKGEVAQMAAYYEHRLQLGSKAIYHLEAFVAKFMALYKKFMEDGLEGMMF, from the exons atgtgtattttacgTGAACTTTATGGTGTTGGAGTGGAAAAATTAAGAATTGAACATCAGACCATCACA actccatctaaaaagaaaattgaaattagCACTATTGCAAGCAATTATCACCTTGAAGTTAATCCCAG tGATGCTGGAAATAGTGACCGGGTAGTAATTCAGGAGATGTTGAAAACAGTGGCACAATCACAGCAACTTGAAACAAACACTCAAAGAGATTTTAAAG TGGTATTATTGACAGAGGTTGACAAACTCaccaaagatgctcaacatgccTTGCGTAGAACCATGGAAAAGTATATGTCCACTTGCAGACTGATCTTGTGTTGCAATTCTACATCTAAAGTGATACCACCTATTCGTAGTAGGTGCCTGGCAGTTCGTGTGCCTGCTCCCAGGATTGAAGAT ATTTGTCATGTGTTATCTACTGTGTGCAAGAAGGAAGGTCTGAATCTTCCTTCACAACTGGCTCATCGACTTGCAGAGAAGTCGTGCAGGAATCTCCGAAAAGCCCTACTTATGTGTGAAGCCTGCAGAGTGCAACA ATATCCTTTTACTGCAGATCAAGAAATCCCTGAAACAGATTGGGAGGTGTATCTCAGGGAGACGGCCAACGCTATTGTCAGTCAGCAGACTCCACAAAG gCTCCTTGAAGTTCGTGGAAGACTTTATGAGCTTCTAACTCATTGTATTCCTCCTGAAATAATAATGAAG GGCCTTCTCTCAGAACTTTTACATAATTGTGATGGACAACTGAAAGGGGAAGTGGCCCAGATGGCCGCTTACTATGAACATCGTCTACAGCTCGGTAGCAAAGCCATTTATCACTTGGAAGCATTTGTGGCCAAATTTATGGCACTTTATAAGAAGTTCATGGAGGATGGATTGGAAGGCATGATGTTTTGA